The [Pseudomonas] carboxydohydrogena genome includes a window with the following:
- the flgK gene encoding flagellar hook-associated protein FlgK: MGLTQALATAMSGLRANQAALSLVSSNVANVETPGYVRKTVNQVQTTTGTGSAGVSVTGVNRELDVYVQKQVLTETSGASYATTLSNALQRLQGIYGDPSSDTTLEAAFNQLTAALQALSTSSDSPAARSTAVNAAQSLAQMLNSTSAGIQSLRADAESSIKSSVDAANNAMQQIATINNQLLGTTGDDAAAASLLDQRDQYITQLSQLMDIRVLTNDRNQVTVFTNSGVQLVGSEAAKITFDAQGTVTPNTTWSSDPSKSTLGTLTLTFPHGGDIDLIATNSIRSGSIAANLQLRDQTLVQAQAQVDQLAASMASALSDKVTTDSTGNGGSPNTFSLDLTGLQNGNNVQFTYTDTANKSHTITLVQVNDPSVLPLKNSATNNPNDEVFGVDFSQGMGPALTQLSALLGGRGLQFSSSGGQTLQISGDAGGTAVVNSASSTITMTNLTSGNPQLPLFVDNGVPYTGAITATGSQQTGLAGRISVNNLLLADPSRMIVYGSGTQSGDTTRSDFILSQLTNSSYYVSPQTGIGSNATPFKGTMLSFLQQFTTMQGQAASSAQQMADGQNVVLSTLQNKLNASSGVNIDDEMAHLLALQNAYSANARVMSTVKSMFDSLLQSV; encoded by the coding sequence ATGGGTCTGACACAAGCTCTTGCTACCGCGATGTCCGGTCTGCGTGCGAACCAGGCCGCGCTCTCGCTCGTGTCCTCGAATGTCGCCAACGTCGAGACGCCGGGCTATGTCCGCAAGACCGTCAATCAGGTCCAGACCACGACGGGAACGGGAAGCGCCGGTGTGTCCGTCACCGGCGTCAACCGCGAGCTGGACGTCTATGTCCAGAAGCAGGTTCTCACCGAAACCTCGGGCGCATCCTACGCCACCACGCTGTCGAATGCCTTGCAGCGGTTGCAGGGGATTTACGGCGATCCCAGTTCGGACACGACGCTGGAGGCGGCGTTCAATCAGTTGACGGCGGCGTTGCAGGCGCTGTCCACCAGTTCGGATTCCCCGGCGGCGCGCTCGACGGCGGTGAACGCCGCGCAGTCGCTCGCGCAGATGCTGAATTCGACCTCGGCGGGCATTCAGTCGCTGCGCGCCGACGCCGAGTCGTCGATCAAGAGTTCGGTCGATGCCGCCAACAATGCGATGCAGCAGATCGCGACCATCAACAACCAGTTGCTCGGGACCACCGGCGACGACGCGGCCGCCGCCTCGCTGCTCGACCAGCGCGATCAGTACATCACGCAACTGTCGCAGTTGATGGACATCCGCGTTCTCACAAACGACCGCAATCAGGTCACGGTGTTCACCAATTCCGGCGTGCAGCTTGTCGGCAGCGAAGCGGCGAAGATCACCTTCGACGCGCAGGGCACGGTCACGCCCAATACGACGTGGAGTTCCGATCCGTCGAAAAGCACGCTCGGCACGCTGACGCTGACCTTTCCGCACGGCGGCGACATCGATCTGATCGCGACCAATTCGATCCGCTCCGGTTCGATCGCGGCGAACCTTCAATTGCGCGACCAGACACTGGTGCAGGCGCAGGCGCAGGTCGACCAATTGGCAGCCTCGATGGCGAGCGCGCTGTCCGATAAGGTGACGACGGATTCAACCGGCAATGGCGGCTCGCCCAACACGTTCTCGCTCGATCTGACCGGTTTGCAGAACGGCAACAACGTCCAGTTCACCTACACGGATACGGCGAACAAGAGCCACACCATCACGCTGGTGCAGGTCAATGATCCTTCGGTGCTGCCGCTGAAGAACAGCGCCACCAACAATCCCAACGACGAGGTTTTCGGCGTCGATTTCTCTCAAGGCATGGGACCGGCGCTCACGCAGCTCTCCGCGCTGCTCGGGGGCAGGGGCTTGCAATTCTCCAGTTCGGGCGGGCAGACGCTGCAAATCAGCGGCGATGCGGGCGGCACGGCGGTGGTCAATTCCGCGTCCTCGACGATCACCATGACGAATCTGACGAGCGGCAATCCGCAATTGCCGCTGTTCGTCGACAACGGCGTGCCATACACCGGCGCGATCACCGCGACCGGCTCGCAGCAGACCGGCCTTGCGGGGCGGATCAGCGTCAACAATCTTCTGCTCGCCGATCCGTCGCGGATGATCGTGTACGGCTCTGGGACGCAGTCGGGCGATACCACGCGATCCGATTTCATTCTCTCGCAGTTGACGAACAGCTCCTATTACGTATCGCCGCAGACCGGGATCGGTTCGAATGCGACGCCCTTCAAAGGCACGATGCTGAGCTTCCTGCAACAGTTCACCACGATGCAGGGGCAGGCGGCTTCCTCCGCCCAGCAAATGGCCGACGGCCAGAACGTCGTGCTCTCGACGTTGCAGAACAAGCTGAACGCATCTTCGGGCGTGAATATCGACGATGAAATGGCGCATCTGCTCGCGTTGCAGAATGCCTATTCGGCGAATGCCCGTGTGATGTCCACGGTGAAATCCATGTTCGATTCACTGTTGCAATCGGTGTGA
- a CDS encoding flagellar biosynthesis protein FlgL, translated as MTIDGVSGRTSYLGSSLLNIKTQLDTLTQQLASGKKSTTYSGLGLDSAFATGLRSQISMLSGYQNTQTNVTTRINVANLSLQGLVDMRTQVQSAATGASQVLNANGQTSGQQIGYASFTQAISLLNTQSGDRYLFSGRATDTPSTAAADDILDGANGKDGLKTVIADRLIADQGTGNMGRLTTDATTTPGVVTVGEDANPSPFGLKLSRISTSINGAVVTQPSTAVAPATSSETVDLNAATPKEGDTVTFTFTLPDQTTETVQLTATTASPAPDGSFTIDADPTVTATNMKSALDSSIQTLVKGPMVAASAMAAGQNFFDNPPQRVGGGSPVSPNATTLVDGSATTVQWYTGEQLTNPDTDARGTAVAQVDGSVSVKYGATANESAFRNLLQNMAVYAAVTTTVDPNDPNGQNLANAQISALNERVNANLAVQPGTTSVEDIEAQFAGAQSATKSASTRQTQTTSMAQTMLDQIQGVNDDEVAAKILALQTSLQASYQTTASLYQLSLVKYLPVG; from the coding sequence ATGACTATTGACGGCGTAAGCGGACGGACATCCTATCTCGGCAGTTCGCTGCTCAACATCAAGACGCAGCTCGATACGCTGACGCAGCAATTGGCGAGCGGCAAGAAATCCACGACCTATTCCGGCCTCGGTCTGGACAGCGCGTTCGCAACCGGCCTGCGCTCGCAGATCTCGATGCTGTCCGGTTACCAGAACACGCAGACCAACGTGACGACGCGCATCAATGTCGCCAACCTGTCGCTACAGGGCCTCGTCGATATGCGCACGCAGGTGCAGTCGGCGGCCACCGGCGCCTCCCAGGTTCTCAACGCCAACGGCCAGACGTCGGGCCAGCAGATCGGTTATGCGTCCTTCACGCAGGCGATCTCGCTTCTTAACACGCAGTCCGGCGACCGTTATCTGTTCTCCGGCCGCGCGACCGACACGCCCTCCACGGCGGCGGCCGATGACATTCTCGATGGCGCCAACGGCAAGGATGGTCTGAAGACGGTGATCGCCGATCGGCTGATCGCGGATCAAGGCACAGGCAACATGGGCCGCCTCACGACCGATGCCACCACCACGCCCGGCGTGGTGACGGTTGGCGAGGACGCCAATCCCTCACCTTTCGGACTGAAGCTCAGCCGCATCTCGACGTCGATCAATGGCGCTGTGGTGACGCAGCCGTCGACCGCTGTGGCTCCGGCAACGTCATCCGAGACGGTCGATCTGAATGCCGCGACACCGAAGGAAGGCGACACCGTCACCTTCACGTTCACGTTGCCGGACCAGACCACGGAAACGGTGCAGCTCACCGCGACCACGGCATCGCCCGCGCCGGACGGTAGCTTCACCATCGACGCCGACCCGACGGTCACGGCGACGAACATGAAAAGCGCGCTCGATTCCTCGATCCAGACGCTGGTGAAGGGACCGATGGTGGCGGCCTCCGCGATGGCCGCCGGACAGAACTTCTTCGACAACCCGCCGCAGCGCGTCGGCGGCGGTTCGCCGGTTTCGCCGAACGCCACCACGCTGGTCGATGGTTCGGCCACGACCGTGCAGTGGTACACCGGCGAGCAGTTGACCAATCCCGATACCGATGCGCGCGGCACCGCGGTCGCGCAGGTGGATGGTTCTGTCTCCGTAAAATACGGCGCGACGGCGAACGAGAGCGCCTTCCGCAACCTGTTGCAGAACATGGCCGTGTATGCGGCGGTGACGACAACGGTCGATCCAAACGATCCGAACGGCCAGAACCTCGCCAACGCGCAGATCTCGGCGCTGAACGAGCGCGTCAACGCCAACCTCGCGGTGCAGCCCGGCACGACCTCGGTCGAGGACATCGAGGCGCAGTTCGCGGGCGCGCAGTCGGCGACGAAATCGGCCAGCACGCGGCAGACGCAGACGACATCGATGGCGCAGACGATGCTGGATCAGATCCAGGGCGTCAACGACGACGAGGTGGCGGCGAAGATACTGGCGTTGCAGACCAGCCTTCAGGCTTCGTACCAGACCACCGCTTCGCTCTATCAGCTCAGCCTGGTGAAATACCTGCCTGTCGGCTGA
- a CDS encoding flagellar hook protein FlgE, translating to MGIFGALTTSVAGLRTQSYALENISGNIANSQTTAFKRIDTSFLDLIPDTGANAQLSGSVAASSRETNTVQGDVQAASVATYMAINGDGFFAVQKPGSFTDNNPVFDGVDRYTRRGDFTLDKSGYLVNGAGYYLEGIPIDPTTGNVTGSVPQVLKFGNDFLPAQPTTTVTYRANLASYPLTTKHDTSVPGSELLNVGDFTANPLIVGTPAQPYVNGAKTGSVQNSKLTTTTHIGPGTALSGATNTDSIGTDFVAGDTITINGTTTITFTASGGANDATHIPVDATIADLLAKIDAANGNVSNPSAVSGGIVTLNSGLASNLTVVSSNAAAFASLGFSTSTVTASRTGGGTAGTGTVIGSDAQNFIDESVSGGATTAYDVSGAPVSLQLRWAKTDSASLGSGHSDVWNLFYQTNPNATGTDVAWQNVGVNFTFGPNGQMNPAVPSVTLTNATIGGIALGDVTMNFGATGLTQFADANGNVQVNQIQNDGFPAGQLQTVSISNNGRVVGNYSNGRNIDLAAITLATFNGPNFLKRVDGGAFEVTDESGQALYGKGGTIVGSSLEGSNTDIADEFTKLIVTQQAYSANTKVITTSNQMVQDLLNVLR from the coding sequence ATGGGTATTTTCGGCGCTCTCACCACTTCCGTCGCAGGCTTGCGCACGCAGTCGTACGCTCTGGAGAACATCTCCGGCAACATCGCGAACTCGCAGACCACCGCCTTCAAGCGTATCGACACGAGCTTCCTCGACCTGATCCCCGATACTGGCGCGAACGCCCAGCTTTCGGGCAGCGTTGCGGCAAGCTCGCGCGAAACCAACACGGTGCAGGGCGACGTGCAGGCCGCCTCGGTCGCGACCTACATGGCGATCAATGGCGACGGCTTCTTCGCCGTGCAGAAACCCGGCAGCTTCACCGACAATAATCCGGTGTTCGACGGCGTCGATCGCTACACCCGCCGCGGCGACTTCACGCTCGACAAGAGCGGCTACCTCGTCAACGGCGCGGGCTACTACCTCGAAGGCATTCCGATCGACCCGACCACCGGCAACGTCACCGGCAGCGTGCCGCAGGTGCTGAAATTCGGCAACGACTTCCTGCCCGCGCAGCCGACCACGACGGTGACCTATCGCGCCAACCTCGCGAGCTATCCGCTCACCACCAAGCACGACACTTCGGTGCCGGGCTCCGAGCTTCTCAACGTCGGCGACTTCACGGCCAACCCGTTGATCGTCGGCACGCCCGCGCAGCCTTACGTCAACGGCGCCAAGACGGGCTCGGTGCAGAACAGCAAGCTGACCACGACCACGCATATCGGGCCGGGTACGGCGCTTTCCGGCGCGACCAACACCGATTCCATCGGGACTGATTTCGTCGCCGGCGACACCATCACCATCAACGGCACCACCACGATCACGTTCACGGCTTCGGGTGGCGCCAACGACGCCACGCATATCCCGGTCGATGCGACGATTGCCGATCTGCTTGCGAAGATCGATGCGGCCAACGGAAACGTGAGCAACCCGTCAGCGGTCAGCGGCGGCATCGTCACCCTGAACAGCGGCCTTGCCAGCAATCTCACGGTTGTGAGCAGCAACGCGGCGGCGTTCGCTTCGCTGGGCTTCTCGACATCGACAGTGACGGCCTCGCGCACCGGCGGCGGCACCGCGGGCACCGGCACGGTGATCGGATCGGACGCGCAGAACTTCATCGACGAGTCGGTTTCGGGTGGTGCCACCACCGCCTACGACGTGTCCGGCGCGCCGGTCAGCCTCCAGTTGCGCTGGGCGAAGACCGACAGCGCGAGCCTCGGCTCGGGACATAGCGATGTCTGGAACCTGTTCTATCAGACCAATCCGAATGCGACCGGCACGGATGTCGCGTGGCAGAACGTCGGCGTGAACTTCACCTTCGGCCCGAACGGCCAGATGAACCCGGCGGTGCCCTCGGTGACGCTGACCAATGCCACCATCGGCGGCATTGCGCTCGGCGACGTGACGATGAATTTCGGCGCGACAGGTCTTACGCAATTCGCCGACGCCAACGGCAACGTGCAGGTCAACCAGATCCAGAACGACGGCTTCCCGGCGGGCCAGTTGCAGACGGTGTCGATCTCCAACAACGGCCGCGTGGTCGGCAACTACTCCAACGGCCGCAACATCGACCTCGCCGCGATCACGCTCGCGACCTTCAACGGCCCGAACTTCCTCAAGCGCGTCGATGGCGGCGCGTTCGAGGTCACCGATGAATCCGGTCAGGCGTTGTACGGCAAGGGCGGCACCATCGTCGGCTCCTCGCTGGAAGGCTCCAACACCGACATCGCCGACGAGTTCACCAAGCTGATCGTCACGCAGCAGGCCTACTCGGCGAACACCAAGGTCATCACCACGTCGAACCAGATGGTTCAGGATCTCCTGAACGTCCTGCGCTAG
- a CDS encoding NAD(P)/FAD-dependent oxidoreductase has protein sequence MTIPSSETPVHVLWGDLPAAEPRAALSLDLDTDVCVVGGGFAGLTAAREAARRGMSVVVLEGHQIGWAASGHNLGSVLPGYGVPIEDLIARVGIGHARDLWKLAEEGGGYIRDTIATSVPDIAMTPGALEVSTTDVGERLIGWLQTIGGEFGTEVEGWQIERVRTELRTRRYFHALHFPKAFQIDGARYLRALAALAEDAGVRIFENTPVVSIDSAGIRKRIVTPSARLRAGHVVLAGNIHIGTPALRLASTLMPLWRYAAVTEPLGDLLNEAIAYRGSVLDDDGIDHFRVVDGDRLLWSSPETTWRGKPERFGRLIRRRIATVFPQLAQARIERVFSSAFGQTVHGMPQIGEMRPGLWVASGFGRQGLNTSAMAGRLVAAGMAEGDDRWRLFSPFELVWAGGNAGRVVGQFADGLSRGRSAAAGLLARWRERAVARERLREERRSARIAAVLARTERVSQDFGSDRH, from the coding sequence ATGACAATTCCTTCCTCCGAGACACCTGTCCACGTCCTTTGGGGCGATTTGCCTGCGGCGGAGCCGCGCGCGGCATTGTCGCTCGATCTCGATACCGATGTCTGCGTCGTCGGCGGCGGCTTCGCGGGGCTGACGGCGGCGCGGGAAGCGGCGCGGCGCGGCATGAGCGTCGTGGTGCTGGAAGGCCATCAGATCGGCTGGGCCGCCTCCGGCCACAATCTCGGCTCGGTGCTGCCGGGCTATGGCGTGCCGATCGAGGATCTGATCGCACGGGTCGGCATCGGGCATGCCCGCGACTTGTGGAAACTGGCGGAAGAGGGCGGCGGCTACATCCGCGACACCATCGCCACCTCCGTGCCGGACATCGCGATGACGCCCGGTGCGCTGGAGGTCTCCACGACCGATGTCGGCGAGCGGCTGATCGGCTGGCTGCAAACCATCGGCGGGGAGTTCGGCACCGAGGTCGAGGGCTGGCAGATCGAGCGCGTGCGCACGGAGCTGCGGACGCGCCGCTATTTCCACGCGCTGCATTTTCCGAAAGCCTTCCAGATCGACGGCGCGCGCTATCTGCGCGCGCTTGCGGCGCTCGCGGAAGATGCGGGGGTGCGCATCTTCGAGAACACGCCGGTGGTCAGCATCGATTCCGCGGGCATCCGCAAGCGCATCGTCACGCCTTCGGCCAGGCTGCGCGCCGGGCATGTCGTGCTGGCGGGCAACATTCACATCGGCACGCCGGCGCTGCGGCTTGCATCCACCCTGATGCCGCTGTGGCGCTACGCGGCGGTGACCGAACCGCTCGGCGATCTTCTCAACGAGGCGATCGCCTATCGCGGTTCGGTGCTCGACGATGACGGCATCGATCATTTCCGCGTCGTCGATGGCGACCGCCTGTTGTGGTCGAGCCCGGAGACGACGTGGCGCGGCAAGCCGGAGCGGTTCGGCCGCCTGATCCGCCGCCGCATCGCGACGGTGTTTCCGCAGCTTGCGCAGGCGAGGATCGAGCGCGTGTTCTCGAGCGCGTTCGGCCAGACCGTGCACGGCATGCCGCAGATCGGGGAGATGCGGCCGGGCCTGTGGGTCGCGAGCGGCTTCGGCCGTCAGGGGCTGAACACCAGCGCGATGGCGGGCCGCCTGGTCGCGGCGGGCATGGCGGAGGGTGACGACCGCTGGCGGCTGTTTTCCCCGTTCGAACTGGTCTGGGCGGGCGGCAATGCGGGCCGGGTGGTCGGCCAGTTCGCCGATGGATTGTCGCGCGGGCGTTCCGCCGCCGCTGGCCTTCTGGCGCGCTGGCGGGAACGGGCCGTGGCGCGCGAACGGCTGCGCGAGGAGCGCCGCAGCGCGCGGATCGCGGCGGTGCTGGCGCGCACCGAGCGGGTGTCGCAGGACTTCGGGTCGGACCGGCACTAG
- a CDS encoding arsenate reductase ArsC → MTDRIYNVLFLCTGNSARSILAESILRKDGQGRFRAFSAGSTPNGRVNPLAIQTLENFGYPAEGLRSKTWLEFAQPDAPVMDFIFTVCDNAAGEACPVWPGQPATAHWGIEDPAKVAGTEFARRAAFVAAFGFMKKRIEAFISLPLASIDKLSLKTRLNDIGKIEGGTSRQNDVA, encoded by the coding sequence ATGACCGATCGGATTTATAACGTCCTGTTTCTCTGCACCGGCAACAGCGCCCGCTCCATCCTCGCCGAATCGATCTTGAGAAAGGACGGGCAGGGACGATTCCGGGCGTTCTCGGCCGGGAGCACCCCGAACGGGCGCGTCAATCCGCTTGCGATTCAGACGTTGGAGAATTTCGGCTACCCTGCCGAGGGGCTTCGCTCGAAGACGTGGCTGGAGTTCGCGCAGCCTGACGCTCCGGTGATGGATTTTATTTTCACCGTTTGCGACAACGCCGCCGGTGAGGCTTGCCCCGTTTGGCCGGGCCAGCCGGCAACGGCGCACTGGGGCATAGAAGACCCCGCAAAGGTAGCCGGGACCGAGTTCGCAAGACGCGCGGCGTTCGTTGCGGCGTTCGGCTTCATGAAGAAGCGGATCGAGGCGTTTATCAGCCTGCCTCTTGCGAGCATCGACAAATTGTCGCTCAAGACGAGGCTGAACGACATTGGAAAAATCGAGGGCGGCACGTCGCGCCAAAACGATGTGGCCTGA
- the flbT gene encoding flagellar biosynthesis repressor FlbT, which yields MALKVELKPHEKIIIGSCVITNTDQRAKLLIEGERVPILREKDILTPETADTPAKLLYLAVQLMYVARDPQDHHPVYFDLMRDLLSAMPSSVEIIQEINNHILSGDYYKALKESRKLIAHEAVLLAKARRNASASSLQGAA from the coding sequence ATGGCTCTAAAGGTCGAATTGAAGCCGCACGAAAAGATCATCATCGGCTCCTGCGTCATCACCAACACCGACCAGCGCGCCAAGCTGCTGATCGAAGGCGAACGGGTTCCGATCTTGCGTGAAAAAGACATCCTGACTCCGGAAACCGCCGACACTCCGGCGAAGCTGCTCTATCTGGCCGTGCAATTGATGTATGTGGCGCGCGATCCGCAGGATCATCATCCGGTCTATTTCGACCTGATGCGCGATCTCCTCAGCGCGATGCCAAGCTCCGTCGAGATCATCCAGGAGATCAATAACCACATTTTAAGCGGCGACTATTACAAGGCGCTCAAGGAATCGCGAAAGCTGATCGCGCACGAGGCGGTGCTTCTCGCCAAGGCTCGCCGCAACGCCTCGGCTTCATCACTTCAAGGCGCCGCCTGA
- the arsB gene encoding ACR3 family arsenite efflux transporter, which produces MSVFERYLSLWVALCIVLGVGLGHFLPGLFEIIAGAEMANVNLPVAVLVWLMIIPMLLRIDFAALGEVRQHWRGIGVTLLVNWAVKPFSMALLASLFIGHWFAPLLPASQISSYIAGLILLAAAPCTAMVFVWSNLCNGEPHYTLSQVALNDVIMIFLFAPLVGLLLGVASITVPWSTLLLSVGLYIVIPVVIAQVWRQSVIGHAGRLERTLRTLQPVSLIALLATLVLLFAFQGRQILSQPLVIALLAVPILIQVYLNAGIAYLLSRKLGVAWCVAAPSALIGASNFFELAVAAAISLFGLGSGAALATVVGVLVEVPVMLSVVRIVKASRSWYDAGMELSRETR; this is translated from the coding sequence ATGAGCGTGTTCGAGCGTTATCTGTCGCTGTGGGTTGCTCTCTGCATCGTGCTTGGCGTTGGTTTGGGGCATTTCCTCCCCGGGCTGTTTGAAATTATCGCCGGCGCGGAAATGGCCAATGTCAATCTGCCCGTCGCGGTGCTGGTCTGGCTGATGATCATTCCCATGCTGCTGCGCATAGATTTCGCGGCTTTGGGAGAGGTGCGGCAGCACTGGCGCGGCATAGGCGTCACGCTGCTCGTGAACTGGGCGGTCAAGCCGTTTTCGATGGCGCTGCTGGCTTCACTCTTTATCGGCCACTGGTTCGCGCCGCTGCTGCCGGCCTCGCAAATCTCCTCCTATATCGCCGGGCTCATCCTGCTTGCGGCCGCGCCCTGCACGGCGATGGTCTTCGTCTGGTCGAATCTTTGCAATGGCGAGCCGCATTACACGTTGAGCCAGGTTGCGCTGAACGATGTGATCATGATCTTCCTGTTCGCTCCGCTGGTCGGCCTGCTGCTGGGCGTTGCGTCCATTACCGTGCCATGGAGCACGCTCCTGTTGTCGGTCGGCCTTTACATCGTCATCCCGGTGGTGATCGCTCAGGTCTGGCGGCAGTCCGTCATCGGACATGCGGGCCGTCTGGAGCGAACGCTGCGGACGCTTCAGCCTGTCTCGCTGATCGCCTTGCTCGCGACCCTGGTTCTGCTGTTCGCGTTTCAGGGCCGGCAGATCCTGTCCCAGCCGCTTGTCATCGCGCTGCTGGCCGTGCCGATCCTGATCCAGGTCTATCTCAACGCCGGGATCGCTTATCTGCTGAGCCGGAAGCTGGGCGTTGCATGGTGCGTGGCCGCGCCAAGCGCGCTTATCGGCGCGAGCAATTTTTTTGAACTGGCGGTCGCCGCCGCGATCAGCCTGTTCGGTCTAGGTTCTGGGGCAGCCCTTGCAACGGTGGTCGGCGTGTTGGTTGAAGTGCCGGTGATGTTGTCGGTGGTCAGGATCGTGAAGGCATCGCGGTCCTGGTACGATGCCGGAATGGAATTGTCGCGGGAGACGCGCTGA
- a CDS encoding ArsR/SmtB family transcription factor, with product MDQHQAISAFGALAQDTRLAIVRMLVKAGPLGMAAGSIAESAGAAASNVSFHLKDLEHAGLVSSRREARSIIYSANFETLRGLISFLMKDCCGGHPEICDPVQASARCVPVSKKTRRKERV from the coding sequence ATGGATCAGCATCAAGCGATCTCCGCGTTCGGTGCGCTCGCGCAAGACACGCGTCTTGCGATCGTCCGCATGCTCGTTAAGGCCGGGCCGCTGGGCATGGCGGCAGGCTCGATTGCCGAAAGCGCAGGTGCCGCCGCATCCAATGTATCGTTTCATCTGAAAGATCTCGAACACGCAGGTCTTGTGAGTTCGCGGCGGGAAGCCCGCTCCATCATCTATTCCGCGAATTTCGAGACGCTTCGCGGCCTGATCTCCTTTCTGATGAAGGATTGCTGCGGCGGTCATCCCGAAATCTGCGACCCCGTGCAGGCCAGCGCGCGCTGCGTGCCCGTCAGTAAAAAGACCCGGCGAAAAGAACGTGTGTGA
- the msrB gene encoding peptide-methionine (R)-S-oxide reductase MsrB produces MIDRRVLLSTAAGLAAGWFSFAGKARAEKASGKFAVEKTPEEWKRQLTPAQYHILREQGTEPAYSSPLNNEHRKGTFACAGCDQALYASETKFESGTGWPSFYDHLPNAIGTTSDRSYFMVRTAVHCSRCGGHLGHVFNDGPKPTGLRYCMDGLALTFKPATPSAS; encoded by the coding sequence ATGATCGACCGGCGTGTTCTTTTGTCCACGGCAGCGGGGCTCGCGGCGGGCTGGTTTTCATTTGCGGGCAAGGCCCGGGCGGAAAAGGCGTCCGGAAAATTCGCGGTCGAAAAGACCCCGGAGGAATGGAAGCGCCAGCTCACGCCCGCGCAATACCATATCCTGCGCGAGCAGGGCACGGAGCCGGCTTATTCCAGCCCTTTGAACAATGAGCATCGCAAAGGCACGTTCGCCTGCGCCGGTTGCGATCAGGCGTTGTATGCTTCTGAAACCAAGTTCGAGAGCGGCACCGGCTGGCCGAGTTTCTATGACCACCTGCCGAACGCCATCGGCACCACCTCCGACCGCAGCTACTTCATGGTGCGCACGGCGGTGCATTGCAGCCGCTGCGGCGGGCATCTCGGTCACGTTTTCAATGATGGCCCCAAGCCGACCGGCCTGCGCTATTGCATGGACGGCCTCGCGCTGACTTTCAAACCGGCCACGCCCTCGGCGTCCTAG
- a CDS encoding SixA phosphatase family protein — protein MRHLILLRHAKTERDSASGEDYDRRLDERGQIDSALTGAWLSSQPVTPELALVSSAVRARETWDIVAPHLPGCRAEFQDALYLSNPMQIFKAIRRAPDSVTTLLVLGHNPGLHELAWNLIGEAPTAEHTALGQNLPTCGAVVFDCPISAWSNLALQTNTLRKFMTPKQLKADSDAP, from the coding sequence ATGCGTCATTTAATCCTGCTGCGCCATGCCAAGACCGAACGAGATTCCGCGAGCGGCGAGGACTACGACCGCCGCCTCGACGAGCGCGGACAGATCGACAGCGCGCTGACCGGCGCATGGCTTTCCAGCCAACCGGTGACGCCGGAGCTTGCGCTGGTGTCTTCCGCCGTCCGCGCGCGCGAGACATGGGACATCGTCGCGCCGCACCTTCCCGGCTGCCGCGCCGAATTTCAGGATGCACTCTATCTTTCCAATCCGATGCAAATCTTCAAGGCGATCCGCCGCGCCCCGGATTCCGTCACCACGCTGCTCGTACTCGGCCACAACCCCGGCCTGCATGAACTCGCATGGAACCTGATCGGCGAAGCGCCCACCGCCGAACATACGGCCCTCGGCCAGAACCTGCCGACCTGCGGCGCCGTGGTGTTCGATTGCCCGATTTCCGCGTGGTCGAATCTCGCATTGCAGACCAACACGCTGCGGAAATTCATGACCCCCAAACAACTCAAGGCCGACAGCGACGCGCCCTAG